The proteins below are encoded in one region of Oncorhynchus masou masou isolate Uvic2021 chromosome 15, UVic_Omas_1.1, whole genome shotgun sequence:
- the LOC135555450 gene encoding ankyrin repeat domain-containing protein 54 isoform X2 yields the protein MSHNAVKRFRDAANGNDIDTVRRLLLEDIDPCAADDKGRTALHFSSCNGNESIVQLLLSYGADPNQRDGLGNTPLHLAACTNHVPVITTLLRGGARVDALDRAGRTPLHLARSKLNILQEGDSRSIETLRGEVTQIIQMLREYLNVMGQSEARERLDHISTQLQHTRTKEQVDEVTDLLASFTSLSLQKQNLGDR from the exons ATGAGCCACAATG CGGTGAAGAGGTTTCGAGATGCTGCCAATGGCAACGACATTGATACGG TGCGCAGGCTTCTTCTAGAAGACATAGACCCTTGTGCAGCAGATGACAAAGGAAGAACAGCCCTCCACTTCTCCTCCTGTAATGGCAATGAGAGCATCG TGCAACTTCTTCTGAGCTACGGCGCTGACCCTAATCAGCGGGATGGCCTTGGGAACACCCCTCTCCATCTGG CGGCCTGTACCAACCACGTGCCTGTAATCACCACATTGCTGAGAGGAG GAGCACGTGTGGATGCCCTAGACCGAGCAGGAAGGACCCCCCTGCACCTAGCACGCTCCAAACTCAACATCCTGCAGGAAGGAGACTCAAGGAGTATAGAAACTCTTAGAGGGGAGGTCACACAG ATCATTCAGATGCTGAGGGAGTATCTGAATGTGATGGGACAGAGTGAGGCCAGAGAGAGACTGGATCATATCTCAACACAGCTGCAGCACACACGCACCAAAGAACAG GTTGATGAGGTAACTGACTTGCTGGCCAGCTTCACATCACTCAGTCTACAGAAGCAGAATTTGGGGGATAGGTAG
- the LOC135555450 gene encoding ankyrin repeat domain-containing protein 54 isoform X1 encodes MDGWSPIVATASDEERSSSEGECTVGTGPKEADEKEGELKINDERMDGGAAEGFGITGFGEGTVRLSRTGQTAEQELRYLHLLWEPSRVGSGAGVASSKPGKVTGCRARRQGRARRNVGPIGKDIYAVKRFRDAANGNDIDTVRRLLLEDIDPCAADDKGRTALHFSSCNGNESIVQLLLSYGADPNQRDGLGNTPLHLAACTNHVPVITTLLRGGARVDALDRAGRTPLHLARSKLNILQEGDSRSIETLRGEVTQIIQMLREYLNVMGQSEARERLDHISTQLQHTRTKEQVDEVTDLLASFTSLSLQKQNLGDR; translated from the exons ATGGACGGGTGGAGTCCAATTGTTGCAACAGCTTCTGACGAGGAACGTTCAAGCTCCGAGGGTGAATGCACGGTGGGAACTGGACCAAAAGAAGCGGATGAGAAAGAGGGTGAACTAAAGATAAATgatgagaggatggatggaggtgcTGCTGAGGGATTTGGGATAACTGGCTTTGGAGAGGGCACCGTGAGATTGAGTCGTACGGGACAGACCGCTGAACAAGAACTTCGGTACCTCCACTTGCTATGGGAACCCAGTCGAGTTGGGTCAGGGGCGGGTGTGGCGAGCAGCAAACCCGGGAAGGTGACAGGGTGTAGAGCGAGGCGACAAGGGAGAGCCCGGCGAAATGTGGGGCCCATTGGAAAAGATATTTATG CGGTGAAGAGGTTTCGAGATGCTGCCAATGGCAACGACATTGATACGG TGCGCAGGCTTCTTCTAGAAGACATAGACCCTTGTGCAGCAGATGACAAAGGAAGAACAGCCCTCCACTTCTCCTCCTGTAATGGCAATGAGAGCATCG TGCAACTTCTTCTGAGCTACGGCGCTGACCCTAATCAGCGGGATGGCCTTGGGAACACCCCTCTCCATCTGG CGGCCTGTACCAACCACGTGCCTGTAATCACCACATTGCTGAGAGGAG GAGCACGTGTGGATGCCCTAGACCGAGCAGGAAGGACCCCCCTGCACCTAGCACGCTCCAAACTCAACATCCTGCAGGAAGGAGACTCAAGGAGTATAGAAACTCTTAGAGGGGAGGTCACACAG ATCATTCAGATGCTGAGGGAGTATCTGAATGTGATGGGACAGAGTGAGGCCAGAGAGAGACTGGATCATATCTCAACACAGCTGCAGCACACACGCACCAAAGAACAG GTTGATGAGGTAACTGACTTGCTGGCCAGCTTCACATCACTCAGTCTACAGAAGCAGAATTTGGGGGATAGGTAG
- the LOC135555451 gene encoding HMG box-containing protein 4-like has protein sequence MAFEEIKKKGVVEVGMEGEVGLVAGRSQREKRRSYKDLLREEEEIAAQVRKSSKKRPKDSELFLLGGDSHKKKKKHSEDYYYRDQQGSGPPPHKKKRKSSDHSPSLSSSSSSHPTDTAMGLLQAITSPMATGSDPSPHLHKKPSYPSFSSSHSSKDRKRDGSTGGSKGSHSSHSRPMSSSSSSKKHSSKSSSLFHGGTGTPKGDLLNIREPDGLRMKLMVSPKEKAEGEGFPFPPHSSSSSKGGIKKDKDRDRKQLSKVPKKMQQSRDPLPVVGKEVEVEGHYGGGMGGDSSSSGGELEAGELVIDDSYKHLSKKKKKSKKSKKKKEKEKDREKDKGGREKKHSKGSGGDPSRGHTHTHGSANHSAAGGMYAMGAPIPTPILTHHHQSNEVAMMEKKKKKEEREREKHEKEKDKPKKKNTTAYQVFCKEYRVNINAEQPGLVFGELSKKLAEVWKQLPEKDKLVWKQKAQYLQHKQNKAEATTVKRKSSTDGVKSKGSMKGMGLGAGLVSPNRVSVGVSLSPARVPDVDPIDAAAHLQLLGESLSLIGHRLQETEGMVAVSGSLSVLLDSILCALGPLTCLTAQIPQLNGCPRQVLSNTLDNIAYIMPGL, from the exons ATGGCTTTTGAGGAGATCAAGAAGAAAGGAGTAGTTG aggtAGGGATGGAAGGGGAAGTGGGGCTTGTGGCTGGTcgcagtcagagagagaagaggagatcaTACAAGGACCTgcttagggaggaggaggagattgcTGCACAGGTCCGCAAGTCCTCCAAGAAACGGCCCAAG GACTCAGAACTTTTCTTATTGGGAGGGGACTCccacaagaagaagaaaaagcacAGTGAAGACTACTATTACAGAG ACCAGCAAGGCTCAGGCCCACCTCCCCACAAGAAGAAGCGAAAGTCGTCAGACCACTCCCCTTCCCTGTCCTCCTCGTCTTCCTCCCATCCCACAGACACAGCCATGGGACTCCTACAGGCCATCACCTCCCCTATGGCCACAGGCTCAGACCCGAGCCCACACCTGCACAAGAAGCCCTcctatccctccttctcttcctcccactcctccAAAGACCGCAAACGTGATGGGAGCACCGGAGGAAGCAAAGGCAGCCACTCCTCTCATTCCCGCCCTATGTCCTCATCATCCTCTTCCAAAAAGCACTCCTCCAAGTCGTCGTCTCTGTTCCATggtggtaccggtacccctaAAGGAGATCTCCTGAACATACGTGAGCCGGATGGGCTGAGGATGAAGCTCATGGTCTCGCCTAAGGAGAAGGCCGAAGGAGAGGGCTTTCCcttccctccccactcctcctcatcctcaaAAGGGGGGATAAAAAAGGACAAGGACAGAGACCGGAAACAGCTCTCTAAAGTCCCCAAGAAGATGCAGCAGAGCCGAGATCCACTGCCTGTTGTGGGGAAAGAAGTGGAGGTGGAAG GGCACTACGGTGGGGGTATGGGGGGAGACAGCTCCTCCTCGGGGGGCGAACTGGAGGCAGGAGAGCTGGTGATAGACGACTCGTACAAGCATCTGtcaaagaaaaagaagaagagcaAGAAAAGCAAGAAgaaaaaggagaaagagaaggacagagagaaagacaaaggcgggagagagaagaagcacaGCAAAGGATCAGGAG GGGACCCATCGAGAGGCCACACCCACACCCATGGCTCAGCCAATCACTCTGCAGCTGGTGGAATGTATGCCATGGGGGCCCCGATCCCTACTCCCATCCTTACTCACCATCATCAAAGTAATGAAGTAGCAATgatggagaagaagaaaaagaaggaggagagggaaagggaaaagcACGAGAAGGAGAAAGATAAG CCTAAGAAGAAGAACACAACAGCGTACCAGGTGTTCTGTAAAGAGTACAGGGTCAACATCAATGCAGAGCAGCCGGGACTAG TGTTTGGGGAGCTGAGCAAAAAGTTGGCAGAGGTGTGGAAACAGCTCCCAGAAAAAGACAAACTG GTGTGGAAGCAGAAAGCTCAGTACCTGCAGCACAAGCAGAACAAAGCTGAGGCCACCACAGTCAAACGCAAGAGCTCCACAGATGGAGTCAAAAGCAAAG GCTCTATGAAGGGCATGGGGCTGGGAGCAGGGCTGGTGTCCCCCAACCgggtgtctgtgggtgtgtcCCTGTCACCAGCACGGGTCCCTGATGTCGACCCCATCGATGCGGCCGCCCACCTGCAACTACTGGGAGAGTCCCTGTCCCTCATCGGCCACCGATTACAGGAGACAGAG GGGATGGTGGCGGTGTCAGGCAGTCTCTCTGTACTGCTGGACTCCATCTTGTGTGCCCTGGGACCCCTGACCTGCCTCACAGCACAGATCCCCCAGCTCAACGGATGTCCCCGCCAAGTCTTG TCCAACACATTGGACAACATTGCCTACATCATGCCAGGGCTGTGA